Proteins encoded in a region of the Cytobacillus pseudoceanisediminis genome:
- a CDS encoding TetR/AcrR family transcriptional regulator, with translation MKKTKPKYRQIIDAAVVVIAENGYHQAQVSKIAKQAGVADGTIYLYFKNKEDILISLFQDKMGYFVEKIEEKIAGKEKAAEKLLMMVESHFRMLSEDRHLAIVTQLELRQSNKDLRHKINEVLKGYLALVERILADGRESGEFPADLDIRLARQMIFGTMDETVTTWVMNEQKYDLTALAEPVHKLLIGGCGKL, from the coding sequence TTGAAAAAAACAAAGCCTAAATACCGGCAAATTATTGATGCGGCTGTAGTCGTGATCGCTGAAAATGGATATCACCAGGCCCAGGTATCAAAAATTGCCAAACAGGCTGGTGTCGCTGATGGCACCATATACTTATATTTCAAAAACAAAGAAGATATATTAATATCCCTCTTTCAGGATAAAATGGGCTACTTTGTTGAGAAAATTGAAGAAAAAATTGCAGGAAAAGAAAAAGCTGCAGAGAAACTATTAATGATGGTAGAATCACACTTTAGAATGCTCTCGGAAGACAGGCACCTGGCAATTGTAACCCAGCTCGAATTGAGGCAGTCCAATAAAGACCTTCGCCATAAAATTAATGAGGTGCTCAAAGGATATCTTGCTTTAGTGGAAAGGATTCTTGCTGATGGCAGGGAGAGCGGTGAGTTTCCAGCTGATCTGGACATTAGGCTGGCGCGCCAGATGATTTTTGGCACCATGGATGAAACAGTGACCACATGGGTAATGAATGAGCAAAAATATGATCTTACTGCATTGGCAGAGCCTGTTCATAAACTTTTGATCGGCGGGTGCGGAAAACTTTGA
- a CDS encoding long-chain-fatty-acid--CoA ligase, with protein MAVAKPWLKQYPAEIPSTLSYPKQPVQDYLKNAADEFPEKIAIHFMGKEFTYKYIYESSLKLAAYLQNLGIEKGDRVAIMLPNTPQSVISYYGILMAGGVVVQTNPLYMERELEYQMKDSGAKAIITMDILFPKVSKVVPQTELKHIVVTAVKDALPFPKNLIYPFIQKKQYGIVVNVKHEGHNHLLTEILKRPAEPMKIHDFDFEEDLALLQYTGGTTGFPKGVMLTHSNLVSNTAMCKAWLYKCRRGEETVLGILPFFHVYGMTTVMILSVMDAQKMVLLPKFDPETTLKTIHKERPTLFPGAPTIYIGLLNHPDIKKYDLSSIDSCISGSAALPVEVQQKFEEITGGKLVEGYGLTESSPVTHANFLWDRPRVKGSIGVPWPDTDAAIFSLETGEALPAGEVGEIAVKGPQVMKGYWNRPEETAQTLRDGWLLTGDLGYMDENGYFYVVDRKKDMIIAGGFNIYPREIEEVLYEHPAVQEVIAAGIPDPYRGETVKAYIVLKEGKEATEEELNEFARKHLAAYKVPRQYEFRKELPKTAVGKILRRALVDEEKRNLKKKRKSGLNFRDRFSIGSLFLRH; from the coding sequence ATGGCAGTAGCAAAACCATGGCTTAAGCAATATCCGGCAGAAATCCCCTCAACCTTGTCATATCCCAAACAGCCGGTACAAGATTATTTGAAAAATGCTGCAGATGAATTTCCGGAGAAAATAGCCATCCACTTTATGGGAAAGGAATTCACATATAAATATATATATGAATCTTCCCTGAAGCTTGCCGCCTATTTACAGAATCTTGGAATTGAAAAGGGAGACCGCGTCGCGATTATGCTTCCGAATACTCCTCAGTCCGTTATCAGCTATTATGGAATTCTGATGGCTGGCGGGGTTGTTGTCCAGACAAATCCGCTGTATATGGAACGGGAATTGGAATACCAAATGAAAGATTCAGGAGCAAAAGCAATTATTACAATGGATATCTTATTTCCGAAAGTAAGCAAAGTGGTGCCGCAGACAGAATTGAAGCATATAGTTGTAACCGCTGTCAAAGATGCTCTTCCATTCCCTAAAAATCTAATATATCCTTTTATCCAGAAAAAACAGTATGGCATTGTCGTAAATGTAAAACATGAAGGGCATAACCATTTGCTGACGGAGATTTTAAAGAGGCCGGCTGAACCGATGAAAATCCATGACTTCGATTTTGAAGAAGACTTGGCATTACTGCAATATACAGGCGGCACAACCGGTTTTCCAAAGGGTGTCATGCTTACGCACAGCAATCTGGTATCCAATACAGCCATGTGTAAAGCCTGGCTCTATAAGTGCAGACGCGGTGAGGAAACAGTGCTGGGCATACTTCCGTTCTTTCACGTGTATGGAATGACAACCGTTATGATCTTATCTGTTATGGATGCTCAAAAAATGGTCCTCCTTCCGAAATTTGATCCGGAAACGACCCTGAAAACTATTCATAAAGAGAGGCCGACCTTATTCCCTGGTGCCCCAACGATTTACATTGGGTTATTGAACCATCCGGATATAAAAAAATATGATTTATCTTCCATAGACTCTTGCATCAGCGGATCTGCTGCCCTGCCCGTTGAAGTCCAGCAGAAATTTGAAGAAATAACAGGAGGAAAGCTTGTCGAGGGGTATGGTTTGACGGAATCTTCACCTGTTACACATGCTAATTTCTTATGGGATCGCCCCCGTGTCAAAGGCAGTATAGGTGTCCCTTGGCCTGATACAGATGCAGCGATTTTTTCACTGGAAACGGGAGAAGCGCTTCCGGCAGGAGAAGTGGGCGAAATTGCAGTTAAAGGTCCTCAGGTAATGAAAGGCTATTGGAACCGCCCGGAAGAAACAGCACAGACTTTAAGAGATGGCTGGCTGCTTACAGGTGACCTGGGCTATATGGATGAGAATGGATACTTCTATGTAGTGGACAGGAAGAAAGATATGATTATTGCAGGGGGATTCAATATTTATCCCCGTGAAATAGAGGAAGTGCTATACGAGCATCCAGCCGTGCAGGAAGTGATTGCTGCAGGTATACCTGACCCATATCGCGGAGAAACAGTAAAAGCATATATTGTGCTGAAAGAGGGCAAAGAAGCAACGGAAGAAGAGCTGAATGAGTTTGCAAGAAAGCATCTTGCAGCATATAAGGTTCCAAGGCAATATGAATTCCGCAAGGAGCTTCCTAAGACAGCTGTTGGAAAAATACTGAGAAGGGCATTAGTAGATGAAGAAAAAAGAAATTTAAAGAAGAAGAGGAAAAGCGGGCTTAACTTCAGAGACCGATTTTCGATCGGCTCTTTATTTTTGCGCCATTAA